The Elaeis guineensis isolate ETL-2024a chromosome 5, EG11, whole genome shotgun sequence DNA segment AGAGGTACACACTTTTATGGGAGGATCAAATAACTCAAACTAAGATATCCAACTGACTTAAATGGTGAAATAAagctatattaattaattagacttaGTATTACTACTTGGACATGTCTGAAATTATAGTTGTTGGTGGTGATATTTTGATGTCCTTGTATGATGGTTTCTTACTCATTATTCACTTGAAGCACGATTGAAGTATGCTTCTCATCTTTCATGTTATTTcaacctttctttttttttttgtggtttaAAAGTAAAGGAAAGATTTTTATGATCTGCATGCTGATCCATGATCCGATCTGATTTGACCCCTTCTATGATTTATGATGTGATCCTGATCTTAACAAGATCGCCAGCACCTATAGGTCTCAACTTTTGCTGGCCTAGACAGCATCATGCTACATTCTTTTGGGTCTCAAAGCTTAAGATCTCCTTCGGCAGCTGCTTGTGGCTGCTATTACTAAAACTTGGCTTAGCACTTTTGGATAATTTAGTTAGTCTAAATCCTAAGCCTCATCTGTTGTAGCAACAATGGAATTGCCAATTTTCCTACTGAGTATGTGCTCGATATATGAGTTTTTTGTGATCATTTTTAACCTTTGTCATCCTTTTCATTTTTAGTGGTAGAGTTTAAATATTTATATGTAATATCTCCTTTGAATGAGTTATTTCACTTATACAAAATGGCCACTTTTTTAGTACGTGACAATTCTGATCTGACCTCTATAATGTCAATTGAACACTTAAGTGGGTCGTTGTTCAATTTAACTCAATTGTGTCCTAAAGATATTGTAGGAATATACACTACATGCAGGGTTTGAGATGGTCTCCGTGTAGGCCAGTCCACTTCTGCTTGAGCTCGGCCTGGATTAATTAAGTTTGGTGCCAAGCCTAACCCTCATTTTTTCATCAAAACCATTCTTGAGCTTGGAGGGCTTGCTAGGCACCAGTGCATGTACTGAGAGACTCAGAACCTTGGAGCAAGTGTGACTAAGCCTGGAGGGGATGCGGAAGCTTAGCGAAAGCAGGGGCTGTTGAGGTCCCAATATGTGCAACTGCAGGTACAAGGGATGAAGAGAAAAGCCGTCTTAGAGGAGGTTGGCCAAGATTGGAATGCCAACATGTGATTCAGGGGTGTAGTGAAAGAGGCAAAAGATGTTGAAGGGCTGATGGGCTATGTTACATGGATTTGGGTTCACCTACCAAGTGTGTGCATATCTAAGCATCAACTCCTTTTAATATATTAGAATTTCTTCTTAGGGAGCCATGCTCAAGTGTCATACCAATATCCATGTTGAAGTGTTGAGTTAGGTACTTTAAAGGTTTAAGCTAAATCAAAGGGTTTGATGAATGTAGTTGGTGGGCGTAACTATGGGAGAATGGAGGCAAGCAAGGTGGTCTTGGAGGGTGTGCAGGTGAGATTAGAGGGAATGTAGGTGAAGAAGCAGCAATGGCCTACCGGAAGAGATGGAGGATGGTGGGTGGGCATAATAAAAAGGCTAGTAGCTGGAAGCCGTGGATGGGCATCATACTGATATCCATATTTAAGTGTTGAGTGTAGTACTCTAAGCTAAATCAAAGGGTTTGAGGAATGTAGTTGGCATAACTTTAGGCGAATGGAAGTGAGAAAGGTGGTCTTAGAGGGGTGGAGAGACTGAAATTAGAGGGGATGTAGGTGAGGAAGTAGCAGTGGCCTACTGGAAAAGATGGAGGATGGCAAGTTCGCATGATAAAAGGGCTAGCAGCCTTGAAGATGGTGGATGAGGTGGATAATAGGTTGTAGCAAGTGGGAGGCCTATTTGGCTGGGGGTACTTGTCATGGTTATGGAGAATGGAGGGGCGAATGACTGGTGAAGATTAGTCGAGGTGCTATTGAAGATTAGATGGGAATGGATACAAAGGGGATAACTAATGCTTCCTATGTCTGGCTTAGTGGCCACTTGGCTTGAAATTTATTCTAGCTGAAATTTAAGTTCCAGTCCACCTTGGGACAATTAAGGATTTGATATCTCTAACTTGTGATTCAGGTGGATCACAAGAACCGTTTGGCACTATTTAGACATCCAAAATGCTCAATCAAACAATTTTTGTTGTTTTGAAAACTTTTGACTGGATTGCTTCTTCCGATATGAGAGGAATTAGATGAAATGACAGAAGGCAAAGTTAATATAAAAAGTCGAGATACGACTCCAGGAAGATCTTGCTTTtccatgattatttttatttttgcttgCTATTTAAATAAAGTTCTGATCTCTTCGAATTGGAAGAGGAATTTGACTCAAATTCTACAATGGCAAACCTCACTAGCTTAAATAGAGGATACTTGTAATAGCTTTATTCATCTTTAATGAAAGTAAACCctactttcaaaaaattttaatattctttaTTATTTTGTTGTAAGTGATTTCAGTTGAGGGGGTTATAGCAAATTCTTGTTCTCCCTGACCTTATCATATAGAACACATTTTTACCCTACTTGCAATTCAATATGATTGTTTTTATTACTTAAAACGCTGAAAATAATGTTTTTCTTCCATCCTTAGGCCTTTCATGTAGAAATTTGTATTATATCAAGATGTTAAGAGCAAAATTTTGGTTTTCTAGGAAACTAGGTGAATGCTATGATGATGAGAGTCATGAAAAACctctttctaaattttgaatCTGACTTGCATGATTAAGAGCCTGCAGGGAACCTCACATGGAAACCGAAGTTGAAGTTATGTTGATAACTTGATGTCTACATGGGACTTCTGTGTTTTTGctgtagtttttattttttgaacaaGGCATGCAAATTGTTTGATCTGTACATTTTGGGACCTTAACAAATCCTCGTGTCAACTGTGAAACAAtgcaaaaataaattgaaaaaattggCATCACACAATATATCATATCGAGCACTGGTATGATACTGTCGGGGCTGGCCCCTAATCAGCATAGGATTTGTACTGATACTATAATTCTTTGATTAGAAGGGTAATTAGCATAAATtgctaataatatataatttttgaagtTTTTTCCCGTATCAAGAAAGGAAGCTTGGTGTGAATTGCCAATGACAATGAACGTTTGTCATTTGAGAAAGAAATAACCATTGTGAACATtcagtatgtattcttttttattttctttagctACATAAAGAAGTGTTAGCTCTTATCTTTAGATCTTCATGGTTATACTGATTAACCCTTCTATAAAGCATGCATCATCTTTAGAAATCTTAATGGTTTGGATGTAGTAAACAAGTATAATTATCCTTATTTGATTCTCTCACCATGATAATAGGTCAATTGATATAGGTGACAGACTATAATACCAAAGAATTCTCtcgctgtgtgtgtgtgtgtgtgtgtgtgtgtgtgtgtgatgtgATGTGATGTGATGTGATGTGATGAGAGGATATGGTGCTAACTTATTTTCATATAGGTTGTTGATCTTGCAGTTTCTCTTGCGAAAGTTGCTGATGTGGATAGGAATCTTGGCAATGAGGATGTTGCAATTGATGGATTTCAGGAAGCCATAAAGTGCCTCGAATCTCTGAAGTTGGATTCCAATGAAGCTGGTTTAGAGCAGCGGGTAGCTTCCATCTTTGGTGGCTTTGTGCTTTTGTTTTCTATCTCGTTCTCGCGCGTGTGCACGTGTGTTCGTTCTATACTGACTTTCCTGATACTTATATGCAGTGTCACTCCGTACTCGATTTCTTGCACAGCCAGCTTGCTGACAAACAGACTCCTGTCTCCAACTCTTCTGTCTGAGGAGGCAGCTAAAGATGAGCAACCCATCCTGTTCAACAGCTGGATCTTCACAATCATGGTGGATGAATAACACATAAACTGAGATATATGCATATTCTCTGCTGTGTTCCCACCTGGCATGTAATTTAACTTGCCCACACATGGTGAGGATCTAACATAACCATATGTTCATGGTTCTCTGCTACATGGTCATTTAGAATAAGCATATTCCTGTGGTTGGGTAGCTTTGTGTTGTGCATCAAGTGAAGCTATATTAAGTGTACGCCATTATCCTTCGCTCGATATTTCATACTAAATGTACAAAATACATAAAGGCCAATTATGATTTGGCATTAGTATTCATAATGTGCTTGGTTTGTATTTTGATCATTCAGAAAATAATACTAGACCTTAACaaggtttaatttaaatttgcagTCTACCTTAGTTATTTTGGCAAGTTTGTTTTCGGGAGTTCCTCAAGTTTTGTCCACAAGTGTGTAGGGACATACCTTCATTCCAGCATGCCCTGTACGCATTCTGTAACCTTATCAATCTTTAATTTTTGTAGCTGATAGATCTTGCTAGCATTTTGCACCCTCAACTGGTTAAACATTAGTACCAGGATCGTGGAAGGTTCACGGTTTTTTTTCCCTTTGCCACAAAAGATGACATAGAACTGTCTTTAATGGTCGTCTTGCTGCTCTCGTTGCTCAGCAATTTTCAATCTCATGCTGATAGGCGGCTGTGGAGATTAGCAGCTTATCATTCATATGTTAATAGCAttcttatatattaatatttaagcATAATTATAATTGATTGGaccttagagaaaaaaaattataaatgaccGAATAAGCATCGCTGCTGGCATTTGTTGTCAACAGTGTCTTAACTCCACACTGGCATCAGAAACCAAATGAGAAGGCTCATAATAAAGAGTCGTATTGTGCAGCCGGTTAACCAGCATAAATGAAAAGAAATGGATTGAACAAAAGCCAATTCATATATACAACTAGGTTATAAATAGGGACGCTCAGAGAAAGCAAAATATTTATCTGAGAGCTGAAACAATGGGACAGCTTGAGAGATACCCAAAGGTGAGATGATGATCGCTTACATCCTCAAGCTACGAGACCGATCTCAAATCTATCTTGTTGCCCAATGGGGTATGACTTCTCTGTAAGCAAAGAGGAAATCGTGTGTTTTTGCTCCCACCCTGTCCAACTGCGAAGATCATCCAGGTCAGTTCACGGTCCCAGTTCCCAGGCAATGTGGAAATAAGATCCTGAACCCATGGCATCAGCAACCAGAGTACCAGAAGGATGAAAACAGCAATCGTTCCCGTCTGCTGCACTCATGAGTCATGACCGGCGAGACACTGAGCAACCAGGAGCAGCTCTCAAGTGGCTGGGGCCTACTTGTACCGCTGCATTTTTCACTGCTCTGCTTAGAATTTGGTACTTTTTGAACTGTATGTTATCAGTAGTGAACCATACCAACGTAAATAACAAATTTGCCTTGCCGACAAGAATTTTATGATAGCTACATGGaacattttcttacaaaatagaaTATACACCTTCCTACAAGACAACCTAAAGCGAGAATCAAAACTGAAAAAACATGGTAAAAAACGAAGAACCATTATAGAGGGTGCTGAGTCCTGTTGGTCAAGATGATTACATATACGACAAAAAACCTGACAAAAAAATATTAACATTGCTTCAGaaatcatgagttgaaaaatgacTCAAGCATATGAACAGTTCACAATCACACCAAATGGCAATCAGAGCTCTGAAAGTATGGCAGGAATGTAGTGAGAAAGCTCGGCTGTAAGGGACTGAAACCCATTAACAAGTTGCGTGTGGAAGTCCTGATCTTCTTCACCAATCAACCTAAAATGTACCCGGATTGCACGCTTGCAAACAGCCATGAATTCGAGTAGTGCAGCAATAAGCTGCTGCAGCTCTTGTGACCGAAGCCTGTTCGCAGGTTCGCCCGACAAAAATGCTGTGCACACACTAAGTACCCCACTGTTCACCTGCATTATGAGGTAAATATCAGAAGCAAGTTTACGGTCCAAACAAGACCTGCTCAAAAACCAAGTGGCATGACGGAGCCAATACCATTTCCAATGGATCTAGGCCTCATCTTCAAGCCCGAAGGGCTGGACCGAGTCTGAAATTTAAGGCCTCCATTAAACAGATCAAGCTTGGGTTTACATCAATACAACCCGAGCccgatatttatataatatatttaatatatataatataatataacattatatatattataataaatataaaatatatattatattttatattttatatttttttatcttctcaCTTCATCTTTCCTCCTACCCCGCGTTGGTTCCCCAGCTCGCCCCCACCCTTACAGTCCCCCTTCCCCCTTCCCCTTCCCCTTCCCCTTCCCCTTCCCTAGAAAGCCTAAAGCCTGAATAAATAGCAGGCTCAGGCCTGGGAAGTACACCGGAACGCTGGGTCAGCCAGACTCAGGCTTGAAAAAATTAAGGAGTACCTTAGGTTGAGGCCAACCCAGCCGACCATCGAGCAGGTCTTAAGTCCAAACCTTACCATGAGTTTGAGATTAGAACTTCATCAAGACTTTCAAACAGGGTGCTGAAAATGCAGTACAACTTGAGAAAAATACCCCATTATCACATGAAAATGCTGCATCTTACCTGCACTGCAACACTGCCTTGGAGTATCCTTTGTAGACTTTGAAGCCTAGGGAGTTGGTCACCTTCTGAGCTTCTAGGTTCTTCGAGCTCAGTTCTCAGTGCGGCTGTCCTGGTTTCAATCATTCCTATAGCATTTTCCACTGGAGAAAACTCTAGAGATTCAGACTTGAAAACCAAAAGTCGATTTATCAGAGCAGGAAAAGAACCCTCGGTTTGTAGTACAGTGCGCCTCTTCCACTGATCTTCTAGCCCTCCCTGTGTCTTGCCATTTTTCGTGAATGGGGTGTCAAATAGAAACCGGTCAAAGACACGAGCACGTATAGTCCCAGTAgacagagagaaaattctctccctTCTACTGCCCAGGTCCTCATCCTCCATAACAGGATCAACAGCTGTTATCTGTAAATAACAGACGCCAGGCTGTAACTCCTCTGCATTGACTTGCCTAGAATCTGGTATAATATGCAGGGTGTGATTGCCATCCATCCTGGATTCGTATATGTGACTCAGCTTTTCCATTATGTCACCTAGACGCACATCTCGTGGCTCCCTGTACACATACTCCTTGCGGTCCAGCTTCCCAAACCGGTCGCCATAAAATCCAACCCGGTAGTAAGTAGCATCTATAAACGGTATTGGGCTTGACTCCTGTTCAAGAATTGATTCATAGATATTTGTGAGGGATGTGTGGCATTTAGCAAGTTGCCCATATGCCCTCCTGCTTTTATAAACTGGAATTATGAGTTCCAAAATACTGGCACAAAAATGATACAGCTCTGCCTGTGCAAAGAGCTTATTTGCAAGTTGAAGGTACTTGACAGCAGAATCCACTGTCAATTTTGATGCTCCATACCCTTCAACCTCAGCTGCGGATGCCTCCGCAGTCACTGCACTGCTAACCATGGGGCAAATCTTACGCAAAGAAGCAACATGTTCTCTGCTCCAAACAGCATCATTCCTTCCCACAAGGGCCTATCAAAGAGATATATAGGTGATAGAGAACTCTGCAGATGGAATAGGTGAAAGATTGCAAAGATTAAATGGGTCATGAACTGTAGTACACTAACCTGCATGATTACACCAGCTACCGCAACTGCACATTGTGCAGCTTCAGCCCATGACTGCATCTCCTGATGTGCATCGCATAAATGCAGCAACCACATGATGTGAAGATCTGGAACAGGTGCATAAGCCATCGCAAGTTTATAAAAGCTCTCCGCAGCGGCATATCTATCTACAGTCATTACAGAAGCCTGCAGAGAAGCACCATATGATTTCAGAATAAGACCTACATGATGGAATTTGCATTATTACTTGTTATGGATATATATCAAGAACATGAAGTTACTTTAGTCTATTTATTATTCATAcacttattttgaaaatttaaacaGCAATGAATTGGCCTGACAGTGTCACTGAATACAGCCAATATGTGTTGCAGACTTGGAGGCCAGAGCCCCTATGCTGAACATTGATCAGTAGGTACTGTTGCAGTAAAGGGTCAAGAGGTCGAATGGCTCGGATGGTTGGATTAATTCCGCGTCTGTATACGTAAGGTATTATCCGCTTTGGCTCATGACCATCCTTACACTTCAGTGGcccttgatcatttagagcctcaagCTTTTATCCTTTAAAAAACGTCTTATGTGGGAGAGAAGTTTCCAATCCATATAACCATACTCCCTCTTAACTCGTAACCGATGTGGAACTAAAGATGCCCTTCCCACTGCCACAACAGGTACCATACAATGCTAGTTGATTCTTATGCCATTCATTTTAAGGAGATCAGACACGGATAAAACTAGAGTGTAGAAGAAAAACAAACAGCTGAGGGACGAGCATCCCTGCAAATGTGGGCAACTGATGCAATAAGAAAAATGCTTTGGATCCAACCctggttttgatttttttcaagaaaaagctTAATTTCTATGTATCATGCAAAAATAGGTGCATCAGACCACAACCCCACCTTGTATCACCCCAGCAATGTAAACTGCACCAATTTCCTTCATTTCATATGACATAAACCATTCTTTTTCAGTACCCTGGTTGGCCACCATAGCATTACTTTAAGAACAATCAAGAATCCATGCAAAAATATTGACTTCCCTTTTATTTCTGATAATGCATCAAGCTAAATGGAATAGTTTTATGGCTTACCAAAAGAGCATGCTCCAGGCCTGCATCAAGAGCCTGGACAAGACTATCAGATAGATGTTTGACCTCTAACCAAGACCAACGGTTATCTGTTGAACCTTCAGGAATTGCCTCTAGTGCATTGCCAGAAAGTCCGCAATCTTTTAGCAGTTCTATGCTCCTACCTTCATCTGCCATTTCCTCCAAGGATTTCCTAAGACGCCGAGCTTCACCACTCTCTTCAAGAGATCCATCGGACTTCATCTGAGTTACTTGCACATCAGACATCAACTCTGATAAGGTAATCATCAGCATGACCCTCAGCCGTGTTGTGTGTGTAAAATAATAGAATGAATTCTGTAGACACAGAAAAGACTCTGATCAgaatttcagtacaaacatattccTAAAATTTCATCTGAAAGCCAATAACATACCCTAACAAGTATCTGTAATCCAATAACAGCCCTTCGCCTGATGGAATCATTTCGAAAAAACCGCAAGTCGTAGAAGATGAAATGCAACTTGCTTCAAGAAGCGATCATTCTCTCTGGCCATCAGAGTCGCACCATGAAGATTGAATATATTGTTGAACACAGGAAAGAAAGCTTTCCAGAAGGCCAATGGTTGACTTCGAGAAAAGAGACCCATCAATACGGATGTGATGCAATCAAGCTTTCCATAATCAGTAGCAATACTATGAGATGCAGCAGCAACTGAAAACTTTTCAGTCATCTCCAAAACTTGAAGGCTGACAGCAGTGCTTAAATTCTCTTCCCAAAGTTCCTGAATGAAATTGTGCAGGGTGTCAAAGCAGCTCCGTAACCAAGAAATGACAAATTTAGATTAAACCACCTCGCCAAACATACCAACTTTTGCCTTAATATTGGGTGTAGAGACTCTCTTAATGCCCTGCTTGTAGATCCAATTCTAGAAGATTGTGCTTGCGCAAGTGCTTCCCTTAGAGAATATGGTTGATTAGGTGAGCTTAGCTGAGGACTGACTCTGTGCCACAAATATCCATTTTCGGGTGTTCCCTGAGGCTGCATAAATAAAGAATTTATTCAGCAAAGAAAAAAGAATGTTACATCAATATCAGGAAAATTGATTGAATGGCCTTTCAAACAAATATATCATCCTGCTGTCACTGCACTTGTCAAGCATTTTATTGTGAATGCGCATAATTGGGAGCATTAGTAGCAACCCCCAACTCCCCCCCACACCACCAAACAAATATATATAGTAAGCAAATATCACTTCAGCAGATGTTTTTCCTTCCCCAACAACAAGTAATGAAAATGTTCAGAATGATATGCAAGAGGCATATCAATCAAGCACTCCGAGAGTTAAAATGTGAAAATCAGGATGAAGAAAAGCCGGATATCTGATGTAGGTATGAAATCAATAATAGAAGTGTTAATAGTAGATCCAATAGTTTGGCAAATCAAGTGACCAATAGATTGGCAAGTTGTCAGTTTGAGTATATTGACCCAGTGTATGCAGGGCACAGGAGTCAAACAAACGAGCAAAGTGTAAACCGGAATACAAGCAGGGCACAGGAGTTGAAAGGAGAAGAAATGTACGAAGTCAAATATTAAACATAAAAAGGTTTCAATGGACAGCTGATTAATTTGATTATGTTGCTCAAGGCATCATTGTTGAGGAATCATGGCAAAGTGTGCACTAAATATTATCGCCCTGCTGGCATCAATCATATTGGCTGACAAAATTGATCCTAATTTAACTcaaaactttttgaaaaaaatcttaCATAAGCTGTCAAAACTGCTTGGTAAGAGGATAAAAAGATGTTATGTTGAATTACAAAAGTGAGTTGAGTTGAAAACATATATTGGCAACATAAATGTCCTACACCAAGACCAATTATGTGTTTTGCATACCCCAGGGTCTGTCTCGAAATTCTCTTTCTACAGTTCTACCATAACTTGTGCAGAAACCCAAGCAGCCAACTTTATCTGCTCAGTTAAGAGTGAGAAAGGCATGTTTACAATCATGCCTACTAGGAGAGTTGGTGACAGAACTTATGTTAGGCAATTTTCATTAATCACGGATTTGAGTCATAAGTGACGAGGAAGATTGCTTGCATTTTCCAGTCACATGAGATTACAGACATTTGGGCCTCTATAATATCTTAAGCACCGGATTGGAACTATATCAAGCATAGAAATTTCAGCTAATAGATAAGCAAGCAAAACATACTCTAACTTCTTGGCGGGAAGCCTCAGACAGATATGTGTTGATTGTTGGAGAAAGCCTATCAGAATACTTGGGAGAAGTAGGTCCTTCACCATCAGGGCTCCGAGAACTACAGCTCATCAGCATGCTGTCTGCTGGTCTCTTGTGCTGTGATATAAAGCATACAGTAACAGCTTAACAACTTAACAAGTCAGGATGCAGCCATGCCACCATCAAAAATGGATGTTTCGGACAGCCAATTAAAGCAAACGGATTTGGACCATAATTATAGATAAAAATAAAGTAATGCTTGGCAAGCATGTCTCCACAGCAGTTGAGTGTGCAAAACAAAAGGGAACAATTTATGATGACTCGACTAATTCAGTGGAAACAAGCTCGGAGAGAGAGCTGTTTAAAATCAACAATGCCATGCAATGATATTCAAGGAGGATCACTAGACTCGATGTAGACCACTTTGTGCAGGTTGAGGGAATTACTTCCTTCTTTCCGATCAGATCAAATGACCAAGAAAACATAGTTATCAACACAATGTGGTTGTTCGATCAATTGACCGTacctaataataataatgataacaATAATAACAGTAACATGATTGACAGTGATGATAAAAATGATGATAACGGCAATGATGATAACCAACATAATGAGATATTGCTTGAAAACAAACCTCAAAATGTATGAGACACTCTTCGAGGAGTTTGAAGAATAATCCGGTTCGAGCAATACTTTGTTGCCATGCCTTGACAAGGGATGCATCATCCAAATTCCTTATAATTTGCCAAAATAACAATTAACACTTCACGCTTTTCAACAGCATTTAAATTATAGAATACTGGCATCTCATCTAATATCTGCAATTAAGCAATCAAACATATTAGAGAATTCAAATTCATTCATTAGCAACAGCAAATATGACAAAATAAATGGCTGAATTACAAAATCTTCATCAATTTGTATGCAATTAAAAAACATGATCTTGTGTTTTCCTTTTAAAATATGAACATTTATTGTCAAATGTTAAAGCCATCAATATATAACAGGAATAATTAAAGTGCATGATGTGTTTATGCAACTTGCACCATGGTTTCAACTTACAGTCATATATAGGCAACTGGATGTAAGAATTGATGAATGGCaaatatgcaatgcaaagacACGATACATTTAGTCAGACAGGAACTAGCAACATACCCTCAGAGCCCAGGGCTATGCAAGCTTTTGAATCCTTGCGTGAGGTTTTATGGTGGTGCCAATTATAACAAAAAAGGTATTCTGTTCATGCATATATGGTTTCAATTTTCCTTGTGCATGAGACCATATAGGAGCAGCTGGGAAAATGCTGACAGGAGTTTTACAGCCTACACAAGGCCTCCATAAGATATCATTAGCATCATCTGCATACCAAATTGAAAAGCACATCATCATATGTTTACATATTCTGATACCATGGGTATATATGGAGGCATCCGTGGTGTTCACACTGAACTTTCTCATGAATCTGTCCCTCATTTTCATCAAAGTACATCAGATAGTTTAGATATCTCTGTGATGTAGCTGTAAAGCTCGTACATCATTTTGATGTCTTGGTTTATCATCTTTATTATTTCTCCTTTGCAACACAAACACTTATAACCATAATCATAAACAATATAGCTCTTTAAATTTCATGATCCGTTGGTATTCCGACTTCTTGAATCCTTTCAACAAATTATATGCATGTTAGCATAGGTCTTCCTCTTCCTATTTCCCAATCCTTCAATACATACTCAAACTCCTATCCTTAATGGATCCTCCTTGGTTCTTTGGCAGTGTATCTGGTCCAATGCCTACCCAGCCACCTTAGCATTCAATTTATCATTACATTACACATACATGCTAGGTTCTGTTTATCATATCCCCGAACTGTGAAAAAACAAAGCAAAAGATTCCGACTAATGGAGAATCAAAAATAGGCTGACGCACagaataattcatattttaatt contains these protein-coding regions:
- the LOC140858078 gene encoding LOW QUALITY PROTEIN: guanine nucleotide exchange factor SPIKE 1-like (The sequence of the model RefSeq protein was modified relative to this genomic sequence to represent the inferred CDS: deleted 1 base in 1 codon); translated protein: MLMSCSSRSPDGEGPTSPKYSDRLSPTINTYLSEASRQEVRPQGTPENGYLWHRVSPQLSSPNQPYSLREALAQAQSSRIGSTSRALRESLHPILRQKLELWEENLSTAVSLQVLEMTEKFSVAAASHSIATDYGKLDCITSVLMGLFSRSQPLAFWKAFFPVFNNIFNLHGATLMARENDRFLKQVAFHLLRLAVFRNDSIRRRAVIGLQILVRNSFYYFTHTTRLRVMLMITLSELMSDVQVTQMKSDGSLEESGEARRLRKSLEEMADEGRSIELLKDCGLSGNALEAIPEGSTDNRWSWLEVKHLSDSLVQALDAGLEHALLASVMTVDRYAAAESFYKLAMAYAPVPDLHIMWLLHLCDAHQEMQSWAEAAQCAVAVAGVIMQALVGRNDAVWSREHVASLRKICPMVSSAVTAEASAAEVEGYGASKLTVDSAVKYLQLANKLFAQAELYHFCASILELIIPVYKSRRAYGQLAKCHTSLTNIYESILEQESSPIPFIDATYYRVGFYGDRFGKLDRKEYVYREPRDVRLGDIMEKLSHIYESRMDGNHTLHIIPDSRQVNAEELQPGVCYLQITAVDPVMEDEDLGSRRERIFSLSTGTIRARVFDRFLFDTPFTKNGKTQGGLEDQWKRRTVLQTEGSFPALINRLLVFKSESLEFSPVENAIGMIETRTAALRTELEEPRSSEGDQLPRLQSLQRILQGSVAVQVNSGVLSVCTAFLSGEPANRLRSQELQQLIAALLEFMAVCKRAIRVHFRLIGEEDQDFHTQLVNGFQSLTAELSHYIPAILSEL